The following proteins are co-located in the Bathymodiolus thermophilus thioautotrophic gill symbiont genome:
- the tolB gene encoding Tol-Pal system beta propeller repeat protein TolB codes for MKIRQWTILCLMLSVGVAQGALEVTVVKKNENAFPIAVSAFKLIGKGTQDKDISKIIYDNLTRSGRFNVLIPNTIVSKVNAQYWKKQNIEALVTGSVEKESNGTYKLSVSLFDVYSNTRLFNRTTRVSANGFRKVAHQISDHIYEELLGENGSFNTLLTYITVSEDMEGEKVYQLNISDADAMNAKSRISQNEPILSPVWSPDRAYKNKRIAYVSFQNGRSEVFIWHPFMRKKIERLPHFDGIASSPSWHPNGKKILMTMSMNGNKDIYAYNLENKRFTRWTKYRGIDTEASYSPDGKYIAFTSDRSGQVQVYIKNLESGRIRRVTYTGSYNAKAVFSPDGKYLALVHRVDDDYRIALLNIDTQELSVMSDGLLDESPHFSPNGDMIIFSSNHKEKGTLSVISVKGSRSYELSSHNVEVREPNWSTHLEK; via the coding sequence ATGAAGATTAGACAGTGGACAATATTGTGCTTAATGCTTAGTGTTGGTGTCGCCCAAGGTGCATTAGAAGTAACAGTAGTAAAGAAAAATGAAAACGCCTTTCCGATTGCCGTTAGTGCGTTTAAATTAATTGGAAAAGGTACGCAAGACAAAGACATTTCAAAAATTATTTATGATAATTTGACACGATCAGGGCGTTTTAATGTGCTTATTCCAAATACTATCGTGAGTAAAGTTAATGCACAGTATTGGAAAAAACAAAATATAGAAGCACTTGTTACTGGCAGTGTTGAGAAAGAAAGTAACGGAACTTACAAACTTTCTGTTAGTTTGTTTGATGTTTATAGTAACACGAGATTGTTTAATCGCACAACTCGTGTTTCTGCCAATGGCTTCAGAAAGGTGGCACATCAAATCAGCGACCATATTTATGAAGAATTATTAGGCGAAAATGGCTCGTTTAATACGCTACTTACTTATATTACAGTGTCAGAAGATATGGAAGGTGAAAAAGTTTATCAACTTAATATCTCTGATGCAGATGCCATGAACGCTAAAAGTCGCATTAGTCAGAATGAGCCAATTCTTTCCCCAGTTTGGTCTCCAGATAGGGCGTATAAAAATAAGAGAATTGCTTATGTTTCCTTTCAAAATGGGCGCTCAGAAGTATTTATCTGGCATCCATTTATGCGCAAAAAGATTGAAAGATTGCCACATTTTGACGGTATTGCCTCTTCACCAAGTTGGCACCCAAATGGCAAAAAAATATTAATGACCATGTCAATGAATGGCAATAAAGATATTTACGCTTACAACTTAGAGAACAAACGCTTTACCCGATGGACAAAGTACAGAGGCATAGATACAGAAGCCAGTTATTCTCCTGATGGCAAGTATATTGCATTCACTTCTGATCGCTCTGGACAAGTGCAAGTGTATATTAAAAATTTAGAAAGTGGACGCATTAGGCGTGTTACTTACACAGGGAGTTATAATGCCAAGGCAGTGTTTTCTCCTGATGGCAAGTATTTGGCTTTGGTGCATCGTGTAGATGACGATTATCGTATTGCCTTGTTGAATATTGACACTCAGGAATTAAGTGTGATGAGTGATGGATTGTTAGACGAATCTCCACATTTTTCGCCAAATGGAGATATGATTATTTTTTCTAGTAATCATAAGGAAAAAGGGACATTGTCTGTTATATCTGTAAAGGGTAGTCGTTCGTATGAACTGTCCTCACATAATGTAGAAGTAAGAGAGCCGAATTGGTCGACTCATTTAGAGAAATAA
- the iscX gene encoding Fe-S cluster assembly protein IscX, translated as MLWTDSLDVAIALDEVHPDFDPTFVSFVDLRKMVINLAEFDDKEDKSGEKILEAIQMNWIEERK; from the coding sequence ATGCTTTGGACTGATTCTTTAGATGTTGCTATTGCGCTTGATGAAGTGCACCCTGATTTTGACCCAACCTTTGTCAGTTTTGTTGACCTTAGAAAAATGGTGATTAATTTGGCAGAGTTTGACGATAAAGAAGACAAATCGGGCGAAAAAATTTTAGAAGCAATTCAAATGAATTGGATTGAGGAGAGAAAATGA